In Candidatus Kaistella beijingensis, a genomic segment contains:
- a CDS encoding cellulase family glycosylhydrolase, which produces MKKNIYLLFLLMIYNSGFSQTLGVSGKYIIKNGNNIILRGINYPFIDDGNINLISPASYQFYLNEASKTGANTMRISWYLPGTHWRDIQTPGTVQGYVNNGHLSNILTYIESKNMIPILEIHNGTCGNDWNLFNNSIIPFWKSSQMLSIINAHQGSLIINLANEFGYVRWTGNTTAAMTTFKTNYKNAITQLRDAGINVPIMIDAPDCGTSSSELVSMAPEIFNHDPLHKIIFSAHAYWSDYAPTNTNIETKLTEMTNSGLCWFFGEIAKNQDGNSCGSIDLSSYYPVLLTKLCQRQIGWAAWTYDQDCSAAREMTTNGVFANLTSYGNDIVNNPNYGLKSTSGCGVPSSGTLTSSEINAENEDKVYPTMFKDRFFVETNQEGSYNIFSIDGRQLSNGKLKKGKNMIITKQLNIGAYILKINKTSYKIVKF; this is translated from the coding sequence ATGAAAAAAAATATTTATTTATTGTTTTTATTAATGATTTACAATTCTGGATTTTCCCAAACTTTGGGCGTTTCCGGGAAGTATATTATTAAAAATGGAAATAATATTATTTTGCGAGGCATCAATTATCCTTTTATTGATGATGGAAATATCAACCTTATTTCACCTGCAAGCTATCAGTTTTATCTGAATGAAGCTTCCAAAACCGGAGCGAATACGATGAGGATTTCCTGGTATCTTCCGGGAACACATTGGCGAGATATTCAGACACCTGGAACTGTGCAGGGTTATGTCAATAATGGTCATCTCAGCAACATCCTGACTTACATAGAATCCAAAAATATGATTCCCATTCTTGAAATCCATAACGGCACCTGTGGAAATGACTGGAATTTATTTAACAATTCCATTATTCCTTTCTGGAAAAGTTCACAAATGCTTTCGATTATCAATGCACATCAGGGTAGTCTTATCATTAATCTGGCAAATGAATTCGGATATGTACGCTGGACAGGTAATACAACCGCAGCGATGACAACTTTCAAAACCAATTACAAAAATGCCATTACTCAACTCAGAGATGCCGGAATCAATGTACCTATAATGATAGATGCGCCGGATTGCGGGACTTCTTCTTCAGAGCTTGTATCTATGGCACCGGAAATTTTTAATCACGACCCGCTTCACAAGATCATATTCTCTGCACACGCCTATTGGTCAGATTATGCACCTACCAATACCAACATAGAAACAAAATTAACAGAAATGACCAATTCCGGATTATGCTGGTTTTTCGGAGAAATAGCTAAAAATCAAGATGGAAATAGCTGCGGAAGTATTGATTTATCCTCATACTATCCTGTATTGCTCACTAAACTATGCCAGAGACAGATTGGATGGGCAGCCTGGACTTATGATCAGGATTGCTCTGCTGCAAGGGAAATGACGACCAACGGTGTTTTTGCTAATCTCACCTCGTACGGCAATGACATAGTTAATAATCCTAATTATGGGTTGAAATCTACTTCCGGCTGTGGAGTACCATCTTCCGGAACTTTAACTTCTTCAGAAATAAATGCTGAAAATGAAGATAAAGTTTATCCTACAATGTTTAAAGATCGGTTTTTTGTCGAAACGAATCAGGAAGGAAGCTACAACATTTTTAGTATTGATGGAAGACAATTGTCCAACGGCAAATTAAAAAAAGGTAAAAATATGATTATTACAAAACAATTAAACATCGGAGCATATATCTTAAAAATCAATAAAACAAGTTATAAAATTGTTAAGTTTTAA
- a CDS encoding MarR family winged helix-turn-helix transcriptional regulator yields the protein MNTDFFIDLLHQVKEFENSEAYKPHSNVEDFRLWLNDKKYRKESPTKLFKNEQHQVSFTENEICKQVLLLGRYSRQLIRKGLNDFPELANEEFTYLYRLKDEPNLSKIQLIERNGHEKQTGTQIIKRLLEYGLIEEKNDSEDKRSKRLNLTEKGEDYFHRSVAKVNLTSRILAGKLENNEKAELLELLRKLNDFHSHVYSEYKRFNIDEILEISVT from the coding sequence ATGAATACTGATTTTTTCATTGATCTGCTTCATCAGGTTAAAGAATTTGAAAATTCCGAAGCTTATAAACCTCACTCTAATGTTGAGGATTTCCGTCTTTGGCTGAATGATAAAAAATACCGAAAAGAGAGCCCAACCAAACTTTTTAAAAATGAACAGCATCAGGTTTCTTTTACAGAAAATGAAATCTGCAAACAGGTTTTGCTTTTGGGACGATATTCCAGACAATTAATTAGAAAGGGCTTGAATGATTTCCCTGAATTGGCCAATGAAGAATTCACCTACCTTTACCGATTGAAGGACGAACCGAATCTGAGTAAAATTCAGTTAATCGAAAGAAACGGTCACGAAAAACAGACCGGAACTCAAATCATCAAACGTCTTCTGGAATATGGATTAATTGAAGAAAAGAACGACAGCGAAGACAAAAGAAGTAAGCGTTTAAACCTCACCGAAAAAGGTGAAGATTATTTCCACCGTTCCGTTGCAAAAGTGAATTTGACGTCGCGAATTCTTGCCGGAAAACTCGAAAATAATGAAAAAGCCGAACTATTGGAATTACTCAGAAAGTTGAATGATTTTCACTCGCACGTTTACTCTGAGTATAAACGCTTTAACATTGATGAAATTCTTGAAATTTCCGTTACCTGA
- a CDS encoding SDR family NAD(P)-dependent oxidoreductase, with protein MKNIVIIGCGKGIGFATAKILAEQNKIIGISRTGNAELKHPNIEFHTMDILSGNLDDINFPEVVDGLVYAPGSINLKPFNRLSVDDFKNDFEINVLGAVKLIQKLLPNLKKSESASVVLFSSVAAKLGMPFHASIAASKNAVEGLTKSLAAEFSAQKIRVNAIAPSLTDTNLASQLLGTPEKREASAKRHPLQRVGTAEEIAEMTAFLVSDKSSWITGQIFGIDGGMGSVKL; from the coding sequence ATGAAAAATATCGTCATCATCGGTTGCGGAAAGGGAATCGGATTTGCAACGGCAAAGATTCTCGCAGAACAAAACAAAATCATCGGAATTTCCAGAACAGGAAATGCAGAACTGAAGCATCCCAATATTGAATTCCACACAATGGATATTCTTTCGGGAAACTTAGATGACATTAATTTTCCTGAAGTGGTGGATGGATTGGTTTATGCACCGGGAAGCATTAATTTAAAACCTTTTAACCGACTTTCTGTGGATGATTTTAAGAATGATTTTGAGATCAATGTTTTGGGAGCGGTAAAATTGATTCAGAAACTGTTGCCGAATCTTAAAAAGTCGGAAAGTGCCTCCGTTGTGCTTTTCAGTTCAGTGGCGGCAAAACTGGGAATGCCTTTTCACGCTTCGATTGCGGCGAGTAAAAATGCGGTGGAAGGCCTTACAAAAAGTCTGGCGGCGGAATTCTCGGCTCAGAAAATTAGGGTTAATGCGATTGCACCTTCTTTAACGGACACGAATCTGGCATCACAGCTTTTAGGAACACCTGAGAAAAGAGAAGCTTCCGCGAAAAGACATCCGCTGCAAAGAGTAGGAACGGCTGAAGAAATTGCAGAAATGACGGCTTTCCTCGTTTCAGATAAATCTTCGTGGATTACAGGACAGATTTTCGGAATTGATGGCGGAATGGGAAGTGTTAAGCTTTAG
- a CDS encoding TIGR03643 family protein, which produces MNKNLNIQQIDRIIEMAWEDRTPFEAIQFQFGVSESEVIELMRSELKESSFKLWRKRVNSGVSQKHLKKRSEEINRFKCSRQRVISNNKISKR; this is translated from the coding sequence ATGAATAAAAACCTCAACATACAGCAAATCGACAGAATCATTGAAATGGCTTGGGAAGACCGTACTCCGTTTGAAGCCATACAATTTCAGTTCGGAGTCAGCGAATCGGAAGTGATTGAACTGATGCGTTCAGAACTGAAGGAATCGAGTTTCAAACTTTGGCGAAAAAGAGTGAATTCGGGAGTGAGCCAGAAACATTTGAAAAAGAGAAGCGAAGAAATTAACCGCTTTAAATGCAGCAGACAAAGAGTGATCAGCAATAATAAAATTTCTAAAAGATAA
- a CDS encoding cryptochrome/photolyase family protein — MAKEVKNIAQLIFPHQLFEDMDDLDKSQPVFLVEEFLFFKQYSFHKQKIAFHRATMKFYETQLKKAGFEVEYIESSAKISDIRNLIPRLEKENFSTIKTTDVCDNWLEKRLKETKLALEILDSPLFINTKEDLKDYFEGKKAYHQTDFYKQQRITRNILMKAGKPLGGKWTYDTENRKKYPKNKKAPAIHFPKNNEFYEEAKDYTEKHFVKNYGTLTDEQLYPTTFKEAKQWLEQFLENRFLEFGVYEDSIVEKEHFLHHSVLSPLMNVGLLTPENVLEKAIAFAEENDIPVNSLEGFVRQILGWREFVRGVYVYQGTYQRNKNYWKHDKKLPESFYTAKTGIRPIDSSLQKILKTGYAHHIERLMIFANFMNLCQFNPDEVYQWFMEMFIDSYDWVMVPNVYGMSSFSDGGKMSTKPYISGSNYIKKMSDYPDGEWNEKWDALFWNFINDNKEFFAKNPRLGMMLRTLEKMPEEKRKQHFKTAKEFIGNMK, encoded by the coding sequence ATGGCTAAAGAAGTAAAAAATATCGCCCAATTGATTTTTCCGCATCAGCTTTTTGAGGATATGGATGATCTGGATAAAAGTCAGCCTGTGTTTTTGGTGGAAGAATTTCTGTTTTTCAAGCAATATTCTTTTCATAAACAAAAGATTGCCTTTCACCGCGCAACCATGAAATTTTATGAAACTCAATTAAAAAAGGCAGGTTTTGAAGTTGAATACATTGAAAGTTCAGCGAAAATTTCGGACATCCGAAATTTAATTCCGAGGCTTGAAAAAGAAAATTTTTCAACGATAAAAACAACGGATGTTTGCGACAATTGGCTGGAAAAAAGATTAAAGGAAACCAAATTAGCACTCGAAATTTTAGACAGTCCGCTTTTCATCAATACCAAAGAAGATCTGAAAGATTATTTTGAGGGTAAAAAAGCCTATCATCAAACTGATTTTTACAAACAGCAGAGAATCACCCGAAATATTCTGATGAAAGCCGGAAAACCGTTGGGCGGAAAATGGACCTACGACACCGAAAACCGAAAAAAATATCCGAAAAATAAAAAAGCACCTGCCATTCATTTTCCAAAAAACAATGAATTTTACGAGGAAGCAAAAGATTACACCGAAAAACATTTTGTCAAGAATTACGGAACTCTTACGGATGAACAGCTCTATCCGACTACTTTTAAGGAAGCCAAACAATGGCTGGAACAGTTTCTTGAAAACCGTTTTCTGGAATTTGGCGTTTACGAGGACAGCATCGTGGAAAAGGAGCATTTTCTACATCACAGCGTGCTTTCTCCGTTAATGAATGTCGGACTTTTAACACCTGAAAATGTGCTGGAAAAAGCGATTGCATTTGCAGAAGAAAACGATATTCCGGTGAATTCTCTGGAAGGTTTTGTCCGCCAGATTTTGGGTTGGCGAGAATTTGTGCGCGGGGTTTATGTGTATCAGGGAACATATCAGCGGAATAAAAATTATTGGAAACACGACAAAAAACTTCCGGAATCATTTTACACCGCCAAAACAGGAATCCGTCCGATTGACAGTTCGCTTCAGAAAATCCTGAAAACCGGGTACGCGCATCACATCGAACGACTCATGATTTTTGCCAATTTTATGAATCTCTGTCAGTTCAATCCTGATGAAGTGTATCAATGGTTTATGGAAATGTTTATCGATTCCTACGACTGGGTAATGGTTCCGAATGTGTATGGAATGAGCAGTTTTTCGGACGGCGGGAAGATGAGCACGAAACCGTACATCAGCGGAAGCAATTATATTAAGAAAATGAGTGATTATCCGGACGGAGAATGGAATGAAAAATGGGATGCGCTGTTTTGGAATTTTATTAATGACAATAAAGAGTTTTTTGCTAAAAATCCAAGATTGGGAATGATGCTGAGAACACTGGAGAAAATGCCGGAAGAGAAACGAAAACAGCATTTTAAAACAGCAAAGGAGTTTATTGGGAATATGAAATGA